The proteins below are encoded in one region of Pygocentrus nattereri isolate fPygNat1 chromosome 13, fPygNat1.pri, whole genome shotgun sequence:
- the aqp8a.1 gene encoding aquaporin-8a.1 — MTTTESKSELFTIASVESAQSQKEQASSMGFFERYVQPCLAELLGSTLFIFVGCVSVISNIGVTGSIQPALAHGLALAITIAVFGEISGGHYNPAVSVCVYLLGGMEVVLLGPYVLAQMFGGMIGAGLAKAISPSAYFYNASGAAFNAVKSSGDIGPATVAEIVMTLFLTMVVSMSAVNGRTKSQLAPFCIGLTVTANILAGGMISGACMNPARAFGPAAVAGHWDSHWVYWVGPLAGALLTASIVRLLMGDKKTRVILK, encoded by the exons ATGACAACCACTGAGTCTAAGTCCGAGCTCTTCACCATAGCCAGTGTGGAATCTGCTCAGAGCCAGAAAGAGCAGGCCAGCTCCATGGGCTTCTTCGAGCGCTACGTGCAGCCTTGCCTGGCAGAGCTGTTGGGCTCCACGCTCTTCATCTTCGTGGGctgtgtctcagtcatcagcaACATTGGTGTCACAGGCAGCATCCAGCCTGCGCTGGCACATGGACTAGCACTGGCCATCACAATCGCAGTGTTTGGAGAGATCAG TGGGGGTCACTATAAcccagctgtgtctgtgtgtgtgtacctgctgGGGGGGATGGAGGTGGTCCTGCTTGGTCCATATGTACTTGCCCAAATGTTTGGTGGAATGATTGGAGCTGGTCTTGCTAAA GCCATCTCCCCATCAGCTTATTTTTATAATGCTTCTGGTGCTGCATTCAATGCAGTCAAGTCTAGTGGTGACATTGGGCCTGCTACTGTGGCTGAGATTGTGATGACCCTCTTCCTGACCATGGTGGTCAGTATGAGTGCTGTGAATGGGAGGACTAAAAGTCAGCTGGCTCCATTCTGCATTGGCCTTACAGTGACAGCCAACATTCTCGCTGG TGGTATGATCTCTGGAGCCTGTATGAATCCAGCTCGAGCGTTTGGGCCAGCAGCAGTGGCTGGTCACTGGGACTCTCACTGGGTGTACTGGGTTGGACCTTTGGCTGGTGCTCTTCTGACTGCTAGCATTGTTAG GTTATTGATGGGTGACAAGAAGACTCGTGTCATATTAAAATGA